The following are from one region of the Lynx canadensis isolate LIC74 chromosome D4, mLynCan4.pri.v2, whole genome shotgun sequence genome:
- the LOC115499967 gene encoding cyclin-dependent kinase inhibitor 2A-like isoform X2: protein MEPLADRLATAAARGRAEEVRALLAAGAQPNAPNRLGRSPIQVMMMGSARVAELLLLHGADPNCADPATLTRPVHDAAREGFLDTLVVLHRAGARLDVRDAWGRLPVALAEERGHRDTVRYLRAATGGTGSGSHTGTDGAEGVADSRT from the exons ATGGAGCCCTTGGCCGACAGGCTCGCGACCGCGGCTGCACGGGGTCGGGCCGAAGAGGTGCGGGCGCTGCTCGCGGCGGGGGCGCAGCCCAATGCGCCGAACCGCCTGGGTCGGAGCCCGATTCAG GTCATGATGATGGGCAGCGCCCGCGTGGCCGAGCTGCTGCTGCTCCACGGCGCGGACCCCAACTGCGCGGATCCCGCCACCCTCACCCGACCTGTGCACGACGCCGCCCGGGAGGGGTTCCTGGACACGCTGGTGGTGCTGCACCGAGCCGGGGCGCGGCTGGATGTGCGCGATGCCTGGGGCCGCCTGCCCGTGGCCCTGGCTGAGGAGCGGGGCCACCGCGACACAGTCCGGTACCTTCGCGCAGCCACGGGGGGCACTGGCAGTGGTAGCCACACCGGTACAGACGGTGCAGAAGGTGTCGCAG